The proteins below come from a single Oxyura jamaicensis isolate SHBP4307 breed ruddy duck chromosome 1, BPBGC_Ojam_1.0, whole genome shotgun sequence genomic window:
- the KLHL35 gene encoding kelch-like protein 35 encodes MPCSSLACHSGETKADLSPSSSAARIKAGLLCFPQHCWRRAERALRRGPVSAPSPGVDGSSPRGKLRLGEVPPGGHNLWARMHRMMKEESSYRTSSLENATRDPSKEKLHMKLCSGSCHAEQILQTLNSYRQSGIFTDVVLLIDGQEFPCHRATLSANSTYFRAMFGGSLKEGHQNIINIQKISASTMSLLLDYMYGGNIVIQEDNVEGILELSDLLQISKLRDACITFLEGQLHPCNCLGIMKFADSFSIASLTEKSKRFMLECFVEVSCHEEFLEMGVKELVEYLSDEQLVVPKEEVVFEAVMRWVRHDVPARKGALKDLLEHVRLPLLDPTYFLEKVEMDGLIQDSKECIPLLHEARKYYILGNEVSSLRSRPRRFMELAEVIIIIGGCDKKGLLKLPFTDLYHPKSRQWTALSSVPGYTKSEFAACTLKNDVYISGGHISSNDVWVLSSQLNVWIKVACLQKGRWRHKMATLQGKIYAVGGFDGFYRLSSVECYDTFSNSWSTLAPLPQAVSSAAVVSCLNKLYVLGGAVDDTANTDKVQCYDPEENKWTLLSPTPFYQRCISAVCLDNIIYVVGGLLSKIFSYDPREDSWQEVATLPGPLESCGLTVCGGKIYILGGRDENGEGTDKAFTFDPATGSVEQQPPLQRCTSYHGCVTILQRMNR; translated from the exons ATGCCCTGTAGCTCTCTGGCGTGTCATTCgggagaaacaaaagcagatttatCCCCCTCCTCTTCAGCAGCGAGGATAAAAGCAGGGCTTTTGTGcttcccccagcactgctggagaaGGGCTGAGCGCGCTTTGCGGAGGGGACCCGTCTCCGCGCCGAGCCCTGGCGTGGATGGGAGCTCTCCGAGAGGGAAGCTGAGGCTTGGTGAGGTCCCACCTGGAGGACACAACCTGTGGGCCAG GATGCATCGAATGATGAAGGAAGAGTCCAGTTACAGGACGAGCAGCCTGGAGAACGCCACACGTGACCCGAGCAAAGAAAAGCTGCACATGAAGCTCTGCAGCGGGTCCTGCCACGCTGAACAAATCCTCCAGACCCTAAACTCCTACCGGCAGAGCGGCATCTTCACAGATGTGGTGCTATTAATCGATGGGCAAGAATTCCCTTGTCACCGTGCTACGTTGTCTGCCAACAGCACATATTTTCGGGCTATGTTTGGTGGCAGTCTCAAGGAAGGCCACCAGAATATCATTAACATCCAGAAGATTTCTGCTTCTACCATGTCTCTCCTTCTTGACTACATGTATGGGGGGAACATCGTCATTCAGGAAGACAACGTTGAAGGCATCTTGGAACTGTCTGACTTGCTGCAAATCTCCAAGCTCAGAGATGCTTGTATCACCTTCCTTGAAGGCCAGCTCCACCCATGCAATTGTTTGGGCATCATGAAGTTTGCTGACTCATTCTCTATTGCTTCCCTGACCGAAAAGAGCAAGAGGTTCATGCTGGAGTGTTTTGTGGAGGTGTCGTGTCATGAAGAGTTCCTAGAGATGGGTGTGAAGGAGTTGGTTGAGTACTTGTCTGATGAGCAGCTGGTGGTCCCCAAGGAGGAAGTGGTCTTTGAAGCAGTCATGCGTTGGGTACGGCATGATGTCCCTGCCAGGAAGGGAGCCTTGAAGGACCTCCTAGAGCATGTGCGACTGCCACTGCTTGACCCCACCTATTTCCTGGAGAAGGTGGAGATGGACGGACTCATCCAGGACTCAAAGGAGTGCATTCCTCTACTGCACGAAGCCCGCAAGTACTACATCCTTGGGAATGAGGTCAGCTCCTTGAGATCAAGGCCCAGAAG GTTCATGGAGCTGGCAGAAGTAATTATCATCATTGGGGGCTGCGACAAGAAAGGCCTTCTGAAGCTGCCCTTCACGGACCTCTATCACCCAAAGAGCAGGCAGTGGACGGCCCTCTCCAGCGTGCCTGGTTACACCAAGTCAGAGTTTGCTGCCTGCACGCTGAAGAACGATGTATACATATCAG GGGGACACATCAGCAGCAATGATGTTtgggtgctgagctcccagcTGAACGTCTGGATCAAGGTCGCTTGTTTGCAGAAAGGCCGATGGAGGCACAAAATGGCAACGCTTCAGGGCAAG ATCTACGCTGTGGGAGGCTTTGATGGTTTTTACCGCCTCTCCAGCGTGGAGTGCTATGACACCTTCTCCAACAGCTGGTCAACCTTGGCCCCGCTGCCTCAGGCTGTGAGCTCGGCGGCTGTGGTCTCCTGCCTGAACAAGCTCTACGTGCTGGGTGGTGCTGTGGATGACACTGCTAACACCGACAAG GTCCAGTGCTATGATCCAGAAGAGAACAAATGGACGCTTTTGTCTCCCACTCCTTTTTACCAGAGGTGCATCAGTGCCGTCTGCTTGGACAACATAATTTATGTCGTAGGTGGACTCCTCAGTAAAATCTTCAGCTATGATCCAAGGGAAGACAGCTGGCAAGAAGTGGCCACACTCCCTGGGCCTCTG gAGAGCTGTGGCCTGACGGTGTGCGGAGGGAAGATTTACATCCTGGGCGGCCGAGATGAGAATGGGGAAGGCACAGACAAAGCGTTCACTTTCGACCCCGCAACGGGCAGCGTGGAGCAGCAGCCGCCGCTGCAGCGCTGCACTAGTTATCATGGCTGTGTGACCATCCTGCAGCGCATGAACAGATGA